In the genome of uncultured Pseudomonas sp., the window ACCGGCGAAGTGCTCAAGGATGAGGTGGAAGACTGAGATGCGCCTATTGCTGGTTGAAGACCATGTACCGCTGGCCGACGAGCTGCTGGTCAGCTTAACCCGCAAAGGTTATGCCGTTGATTGGCTAGCCGATGGCCGGGACGCTGCTTACCAAGGTGTCTCCGAGCCATATGACCTGATCATTCTCGACCTCGGCTTGCCAGGCAAGCCGGGATTGCAAGTGCTGCAGGAGTGGCGCGCCGGCGGCCTTGCTACACCGGTATTGATCCTCACCGCTCGCAGCTCGTGGGCCGAGCGCATAGAGGGGCTTAAAGCTGGAGCGGATGATTACCTGAGCAAACCATTTCACCCGGAAGAGCTGCAGCTGCGTATCCAGTCACTGTTGCGCCGCGCCCATGGTCTGGCCAACCAACCGCAACTGGAAGCGGCAGGTCTGCAGCTGGACGAAAGCCGGCAAACCGTTAAACGCCAGGATGAAGAGGTGCAACTGACCGCTGCCGAGTTTCGCTTGCTGCGCTACTTCATGCTGCATGCCGGGCAGTTGCTCCCCAAAAGTCACCTTGCCGAACACCTGTATGACGGTGAGAGCGAGCGCGACTCGAATGTGATTGAAGTGCACGTCAACCACCTGCGGCGCAAGCTGGGCCGCGAGATCATTGAAACCCGACGCGGTCAGGGTTATCGCTTCAGCGGGGATGTTGCTTGAGATCGATTCAGCGGCGTTTGAGCCTGGGGCTGATCAGCGTACTGCTGATTATTGGTCTGCTGCTGGCGCAAAGTAGCCTATGGCTGTTTGATCACAGCCTGCGCAGTTATTTGCAGACAACCCTGCAGGATGAAACGCAAACGTTGCTGGGCGCGGTGGTTCGTGGCCCCAACGGTTTACAATTGGATGAACGACGCCTGAGCGCGGCTTACAAACGGCCGTATTCGGGCTTGTATTTTCGCATTGATCTGGCGGCGCACAGCTGGCGTTCGCGCTCGCTTTGGGACAGTGAAATGCAACCGGCTGAACGCGCTGGATTGCAGAGTGCCCTGAGTGATGGGCCGCAAGGTCAGCAGTGGCTGGTGTACCGCGCTGACTATCAGCGTTATGGCCAGGCGATCGTAATTCACGTGGCACGCGACTACACGCCGATGCTTTACAGCTTCCGTCAGGTGCAAAGAGTTGTCTTGGGCCTGGGGGTTGTCGCTCTCGTGCTGATTCTGTTGCTGCAGCGACTGATTGTCGGTCGCGCGCTGCGGCCGCTGGAGCAGACTCGCCAACAAATCATGCAGCTGCAGCAGGGCCAACGGACTCAGCTGGATCAGCACGTACCGCAGGAGCTGGAGCCACTTGTAGCACAGATCAATCACCTGCTGAGGCATACCGAAGACACCCTCAAACGCTCACGCAATGCCTTGGGTAATCTTGGCCATGCATTGAAAACGCCTTTGGCTGTGCTGGTTAGCCTGGCCAGCCGTGAAGAGCTGAAGCAGTTGCCGCAATTGCGTGAAAACCTAAATGCGCAGCTGCAACAGATTGAACAGCGTATCGCGCGTGAATTGGCTCGTGCGCGGTTAGCCGGCGAAGCCCTGCCGGGCGCGCACTTCGACTGCGCCAGCGA includes:
- a CDS encoding sensor histidine kinase translates to MRSIQRRLSLGLISVLLIIGLLLAQSSLWLFDHSLRSYLQTTLQDETQTLLGAVVRGPNGLQLDERRLSAAYKRPYSGLYFRIDLAAHSWRSRSLWDSEMQPAERAGLQSALSDGPQGQQWLVYRADYQRYGQAIVIHVARDYTPMLYSFRQVQRVVLGLGVVALVLILLLQRLIVGRALRPLEQTRQQIMQLQQGQRTQLDQHVPQELEPLVAQINHLLRHTEDTLKRSRNALGNLGHALKTPLAVLVSLASREELKQLPQLRENLNAQLQQIEQRIARELARARLAGEALPGAHFDCASELPELFSTLVMIHGNHLELAWQAEPGLRLPWDREDLLELLGNLLDNACKWANSQVQLHISRQAGGYQLLIDDDGPGIAAAQRDEVLSRGSRLDQQVAGHGLGLGIVRDIVEVWAGQLRLDDSPLGGLRVTLVLPEKRT
- a CDS encoding response regulator transcription factor gives rise to the protein MRLLLVEDHVPLADELLVSLTRKGYAVDWLADGRDAAYQGVSEPYDLIILDLGLPGKPGLQVLQEWRAGGLATPVLILTARSSWAERIEGLKAGADDYLSKPFHPEELQLRIQSLLRRAHGLANQPQLEAAGLQLDESRQTVKRQDEEVQLTAAEFRLLRYFMLHAGQLLPKSHLAEHLYDGESERDSNVIEVHVNHLRRKLGREIIETRRGQGYRFSGDVA